GTGAACAAACTTAATCGTTTTAAAAAGAAAAACAATGACTTTATCCGCAGGTTTACTGCTGGAGTAAAAATTGTTGAAGTCGATGCTAACGGTCGTTTGCTAATACCAAAAGATTTAGTTGAGTTTGCATCTATTGCTAAAGATATCGTGATGTCTTCAGCGGTTAATATTGTAGAAATTTGGGATAAAACGAAGTATGAAAAAGCTATTGATGATGCAGCAGATGATTTTGCTGATTTAGCTGAAGAGGTAATGGGTCAAGATGAAGAGTATGACAGCATATCATAATCCAGTATTATTAAACGAAACAGTAAATGGTTTGGCTATTAAGCCAGACGGAATTTACGTGGATGTTACTTTTGGAGGTGGTGGACACAGTAAAGAGATTTTAAGTCGCTTGGGTGAAAACGGAAAGCTATATGCTTTTGATCAAGATGTTGATGCATTGGAAAATGCAATCGATGATCCACGATTTACTCTAATACATGAAAACTTTAGATATATCAAACGTTTTTTGCGTTTTCATGGTGTAAAGCAAGTGGATGGTATTTTGGCTGATTTTGGCGTGTCATCACATCAATTTGATGTTGCTTCTAGAGGGTTTTCGACGCGTTTTGAAGCAGATTTGGATATGAGGATGAATCAAAATGATACTTTGTCTGCGTTTCATGTTATTAATGAGTATGATGAGGAGCAGTTAAAACAAGTGCTGTTGCAATATGGAGAGCTTCGTGCTGCACCAGCAATGGCAGGTTTAATTGTAGAGCATCGTAAAAACGAAATAATTAAAACTAGTGATCAGCTTAAAAAGGTGCTACAAAGATTTTTGTCGCCTAAGCATGAAAACAAAATATTAGCTCAGATTTATCAAGCAATCAGGATTGAAGTAAATCAAGAGATAGAGGCTTTAAAAGAATTTTTACAACAAACACCTGAGGTTTTAAAGCCAGAGGGTCGTTTAAGTTTGATTTCTTATCACTCCTTAGAAGATAGATTGGTAAAACGATTTATTAGAAATGGATTATTTGAAGGAGAGCCAGAGCGTGATGTTTTTGGTCGTTTTGAAGTGCCATTAAAAAAAGTTGGAGGATTAATAATCCCATCTAAAGAAGAAATTAAAATTAATAACAGAGCGCGAAGTGCAAAGTTGCGTATTGCTGAAAAGATATAACATTGAAAAAAAGTATCTATAGCATATTAAGAGGGACTTTTTTAGTCAGCGAAGATTCATTTAAAAACTGGAAGCTTATCATATTTCTTTCGGTTTTAGCTATTGTAATGATAGCAAGTTCGCATAGTCTAGATAAAAAAGTACATCAAATTGCAAAGCTTAACAATCAAGTTAAAGAGTTGCGATCCGAGTTGTATGATGGAAGAACCAAACTTATGCAGTTAAAAATGGAATCTTCTGTTGTAAAAAAAATGAAAGAAAAAGGTTTGGCGCCTTCTGTTATTCCGCCAAAAAAAATAATTGTTAAACCGCAAACTTAGTTCCACTCGTGGCAGTAAACGAAAAGAACATATTAAACAAATTATATTTTGTCGCAGGATGTATGTTCATCTTTGGGCTGCTTGTGGTTGGAAAATTGTTAACCATTCAGGTTGTGCAAGGTGATAAGTATAGGGCTTTGGCAGATAAGCGTGCTATTAAGGACGTGGTTATACCAGCAAACAGAGGTAATGTTTATTCTGCAGATGGTAGTTTGTTGGCAACATCAATACCTAAGTATGATATCTTGTTTGATGCCATTACACCTTCAGACAAAAACTTTAAAGCTAACTTGAAACCATTAAGTGATGCCTTATCAAACTATACAGGTAAGCCTTCAAGTTTTTATCAAAAAGAATTAGGGAAAGCTAGAGCTAATAAAAATCGTTATTTTTTATTAGCTAGAAATATTGGCTACTCGGAGTATTTAAAATTTAGAGAATTTCCTTTATTAAAATTAGGAGCTTTTAAAGGTGGTTTAATAGTAGAGCAAAAAGTTAAAAGAGAACATCCTTTGGGTGAAGTTGCACAACGAACTATTGGTTATGAGCGTACTGATGATGAAGGTAATGTGACCAGAGCAGGTATAGATGGTGCTTTTGGTGTCGATTATTTAAGAGGAAAAGATGGTAAGCGTCTAAAACAAAAAATAGGTAAAGGACAATGGAAGCCTATTTTAGATTACGATCAAGTTGAGCCTAAAGATGGGTTTGATGTGTATACTACTATTGATGTTAATATACAAGATATTGCGCATCATGCATTACTAGAACAATTAGAGTTGTATCAAGCAGAGCATGGAACAGTTGTGGTGATGGAAGTTGAAACAGGTGAAATTAGAGCTATTTCAAATTTAGGTAAAACAGCATCAGGTCATTATTGGGAAAAAAGAAACTATGCGGTTTATGAAGCGCATGAGCCTGGCTCTACGTTTAAGCTTATGGCTTTAATGGCTGCTCTGGAAGATAACAAAATTGATACGTCAGATGTTGTTGATACGGGAAATGGTTATAAGGTATTTTATGGTAGAGGTATAAAAGATTCTCATGGTAATGGAAAGATATCTGCAGCCAGAGCATTTGAAGTCTCTTCAAATATTGGATTAGCTACAATTGTAGACAACGCCTATGCAAAGGATCCAAACCGCTTTATAGATATTTTAAGTAGTTGGAATTTAGATAAAAAATTAGGAATTTCTATAAAAGGAGAAGGTCAACCAATGATTCCTAGACCAGGAGATGGTAAATGGAGTCGTAACGCTTTACCGTCTATTGCTTATGGTTATAATCTTAAAATTACACCTTTACAAACTTTAACGTTTTATAATGCTGTTGCAAATAATGGTGTTATGGTTAAACCAAGGTTTATTAGAGAGGTAAGGGATTTAAATAAGCAAATAGAGGTTTTTGATAAAACTATTATCAATGAAAAAATATGTTCAGACAAGACCTTGCGCGCAGCTCAAGAAATGCTTAAAAATGTGGTTGTTAAAGGGACAGGTAGATCATTGTATTCGGACTATTTTTCTATGTGTGGTAAAACAGGAACTGCAAGGGTAGAATATTGGATGGATGATTGGGCAAAAAATCCACGTTACATTTCTTCGTTTTCTGGATATTTTCCAGTGGACAAACCTAAATATTCGTGTATTGTGGTGATCCATAAGCCTAGTGTTAAAAAAGGATTTTATGGTGCTGATGTTTCTGGTCCAGTGTTTAAAAAAATAGCTCAAAAAATATTTACAGATACGCCATTAATTGATCAAGTAGCATCGCTAAATGTTAAGGATGTAAAAGTAGATAAAGAGTATGAAAGCTATTATAAAATAGCAAATACTTATAAAACAATTATGCCAGATGTAACAGGATTACCTGTTATGGATGCTATGGCTTTGTTAGAAAACATGAACGTAAAAGTGAATGTTAAATGTCAAGGTCAAGGGACTGTAAAAAGTCAGTCAGTTAATAAAAACACCAAATTAAAAGATAATCAAACTATAGTTTTAGAAGCCTCGTGATTTCATTAAAAGACATATTATATAAAGTAACGCTAGATGCAGTTGTAGGAAGTACAAATATCTTAGTGCGCAATATTCATTTTAATTCTCGTAATGTAGCAATTAATGATGTTTTTGTGGCTGTTAAAGGTAGTCTTACAGATGGACATCAGTATATTGAAAGTGCAATCCAACAAGGCGCAATAGCTGTTGTGTGTGAGGGGCTTCCAAGTGTGACTAAAGCTGGAGTTACTTATGTTAAAGTGGATGACTCAAGCGCAGCTTTAGCAATAATGGCTTCAAATTTTTATGGTAATCCCTCAGATAACTTAAAGTTAGTTGGTGTAACAGGTACCAATGGAAAAACCACGATTGCCTCGCTTTTGTATCAATTGTTTAAAAAAGCAGGATATAAAGTTGGTTTGCTTTCAACAGTAAAAATTATGGTGGATAATCAGGAGTTTTCTGCAACGCATACTACACCAGATTCTTTAACTATCAATAGGTACTTAAAACAAATGAATGATGAAGGTGTTGAGTTTTGCTTTATGGAAGTCAGTTCTCATGGAATACATCAAAATAGAACATTAGGATTAACGTTTGAAGGCGGAATATTTACAAACCTTTCTCATGATCATTTGGACTATCACGATACGTTTGCTGAATATAGAGATGTTAAAAAAAGATTTTTTGACGAATTGCCTAAAACAGCATTTGCATTAACTAATGGTGATGATAAAAACGGAAGCGTAATGCTTCAAAACACTAAAGCAAAACAATATACTTACGCCTTAAAAAGTTTTGCAGATTATAAGGCTCAGATTTTAGAAAATCAGTTTAATGGTTTGTTGTTAAAGCTTAATGATAATGAGGTTTGGGTTAGATTAATCGGGAACTTTAATGCTTATAATATCCTTGCAATTTTTGCTACTGCAGAACTTTTAGGATTGGAAAAAGAAGAAACTTTAAGGTTGATAAGTGAGTTAGAGAGTGTAAGTGGGCGTTTTCAATTTATAATTTCTGATCAAAAAATAACAGCTATTGTAGATTATGCTCATACACCAGATGCGTTGCAAAATGTGTTAGAAACTATCAACGATATCAGAACTAAAAACGAGGACGTAATTACTGTCGTTGGCTGTGGTGGCGATAGGGATAAAACTAAGCGTCCAAAAATGGGGCACATAGCTTCAGCGCTTAGTACTAAAGTTATTTTTACAAGTGATAATCCACGTACAGAAGTAGCAGAAGTAATTATAGAGGATATAGAAAAAGGTGTCGAACCACAAAATTTTAAAAAAACAATGTCAATTGTTGACAGAAAGCAAGCTATTAAAACAGCTTGTCAATTAGCAAATCCAAACGATATTATTTTGATAGCAGGTAAAGGACATGAAACCTATCAAGAGGTAAATGGAAAACGCCATGATTTTGATGATTTTAAAATAGTTCAGGATTTTTTAAAACAATTACAAAAATAATAATTGAAGTTAAGCTAAACGTAACACCATTTAAGACGGTTTAGCTAAATAAAAAAGCAATATAAATGTTATACTACTTATTTGAATTTTTAGAAAAAAACTACCAATTTCCAGGTGCTAGTGTGTTTCAATTTATCACATTTAGAGCAGCTCTGGCTATTATTTTATCATTGTTATTTTCTACAATATTCGGTAAACGTATTATTGTAGCGCTACAAAAAAAGCAAGTAGGAGAGTCTGTTAGAGATTTAGGTTTAGATGGACAGTTAGAAAAAGCTGGTACGCCAACTATGGGAGGAATTATTATAATTCTTGCTACGTTACTGCCAGTACTATTACTAGCAAGATTGGATAATATATATGTCATCATGTTAATTGTAACCATGTTATGGATGGGAGCAGTTGGATTTACAGATGACTATATAAAAGTGTTTAAAAAAGATAAAAAAGGCCTTAGCGGAAAGTTTAAAGTGTTAGGACAAGTGGGTTTAGGGTTATTTGTTGGTTCGATAATGTATTTCCATCCAGGAATTACTATCAAAACAGAAAAAGTTAATCCAGTTTTTGAAACAGAATTAATAACTCAAAGTTCTGAAAGAGAATTTAATGTGGAGGAACAGTCGCTAAAAACAACCATTCCTTTTGTAAAAGATAATGAGTTTGACTATTCAAATTTGGTGACGTGGATGGGAGACGGTTATGCTAAATATGCATGGTTGGTGTTTATCCCAATAGTAATATTTATAATCACAGCAGTTTCTAATGGTGCTAATTTAACGGATGGTATCGATGGGTTGGCAGCAGGTAGTTCGGCTATTATAGTCTTTGTACTAGCAATATTTGCTTTTATCTCTGGTAACATCGTTTTTTCAGATTATCTCAATGTTATGTTTATACCACGACTGGGTGAAATGGTTGTGTTTATAGCTGCTTTTGTAGGAGCATTAATCGGGTTTTTATGGTACAATACATATCCTGCTCAAGTATTTATGGGAGACACAGGTAGTTTGACAATAGGTGGTGTTATCGCTGTAATAGCAATAGCAGTAAGAAAAGAGTTGTTGATTCCTGTGTTATGCGGAATCTTTTTCGCAGAATCATTATCAGTGATTTTGCAGGTTAGCTATTTCAAATTTACACGTAAAAAATATGGAGAAGGACGACGCATATTTTTAATGTCTCCTTTGCATCATCACTATCAAAAAAAGGGCTATCACGAAAGTAAAATAGTAACTCGCTTTTGGATTGTTGGAATTTTTCTTGCAATACTGTCGATAGTAACATTAAAATTAAGATAAAAGCTAAGACTTAAATTAATAAAGTCTATACGTTGAAATATAAATGAAAAAACAAAAACTAGTCATATTAGGAGGTGGAGAAAGTGGTGTTGGTACAGCGCTTTTAGGAAAAGCAAATGGCTACGCAGTATTTGTTTCTGATAAAGGAAAAATAAAAGAAAAGTACAAGCAAGTTCTTATACATAATGAGATTGAATGGGAGGAAGAACAGCATTCTGATAATAAAATTTTAGAAGCTGATCTTGTTATGAAAAGCCCAGGAATTCCTGAAAAAGTGGCAATGGTTAAAGCGCTTATTAATAAAGGAGTGCCTGTAATTTCAGAAATCGAGTTTGCAATTCAATTTACCAACGCAACCATTGTTGCTATAACAGGTAGTAATGGTAAAACAACAACAGCTATGTTAACGCATCATGTGTTAAAACAAGAGTTGGACGTTGGGTTGGCAGGTAATATTGGAGATAGTTTTGCAAAACAAGTTTTGGAACATAATTACAAAAATTATGTTTTAGAGATTAGTAGCTTTCAATTAGATGGTTGCATCAATTTTAAGCCAAACATTGCAGTAATTACCAATATAGTTCCTGATCACTTGGATAGATATGATTATAAGTTTGAGAATTATATCGCTTCAAAATTTAAGATTACCCAAAATCAAACAAAAGAAGATTACTTAATATATGATGCAGATGATGAGGTGATTTTGCAGTATATAAATAACAATAACATTCAAGCTACATTATTACCGTTTTCGTTAACTAAAACAATAGAAAATGGTGCGTATTTGGATCAAGACAACATTATAATAACAATTGATAATAATCAGATAATTATGCCAACAAAAAATATCGCTCTAGAAGGAAAACACAATACTAAAAATGCTATGGCTGCTTCAACAGTAGCACATTTATTACAAATTAGAAAACAAACAATACGCGAAAGTTTAGAAAATTTTCAAGGTGTGGAGCATCGTTTAGAAAATGTACTTAAAATCAATAAAGTGCAGTACATAAATGACTCTAAGGCTACAAACGTAAACGCGACTTACTTTGCTTTGGATAGTATGGAATCGCCTACGGTTTGGATTGTTGGAGGTGTGGATAAGGGTAATAATTATCAAGAATTATATCCTTTTATTAATGAAAAAGTTAAGGCTATCATTTGTTTGGGTGTTGATAACGAAAAGCTGTTGGCAAGCTTTGGTAAAATGGTCGATGTTATTATTGAAACACAGTTTATGAGTGAAGCTGTTAAAATAGCTTATAAGTTGGCAGAAGCTGGAGATAGTGTGTTGTTGTCTCCTGCATGTGCAAGCTTTGATTTATTTGAAAATTATGAAGATAGAGGTAGGCAGTTTAAAGATGCTGTAAGAAACCTTTAATGTGATATCAAACTGTTTAATATATAGTTAGTTCTAAAAAGTAAATGCAAAACACAATAATAAATAATATAAAAGGCGATAAGTTAATATGGGCAATTTCTGCGCTATTAGCTATATTTTCGTTTTTACCAGTATACAGTGCTGCAAGTAATTTGGCATATATTGGTGGAGATGGTAATACCTTTGGTTTTTTTATTAAACATTTAATGCACTTATTTTTAGGTTTTTCAATTATGTACGGAGTGCATAAAATCCCTTATCGTTATTTTAGGGGATTGTCAATGGTTATGATGCCTATTGTATTTGTGTTGTTAATTTTAACAATACTTCAAGGTACAACTATTGATGGTGCCAATGCTAGTCGTTGGATAAGGATTCCGTTTGTAAATATGTCATTTCAAACATCAACGTTGGCAGCTGTTGTTTTAATGGTGTACATTGCTAGGTACTTGTCTAAAATTAAAGACAAAACAATAACTTTTAAAGAGTCTGTTTTGCCTTTATGGATTCCAATTTTTATAATTTTGGCGTTAATATTACCGTCAAATTTTTCCACTACAGCAATCATATTTGTTATGACTAGTGCTTTGTTGTTTTTAGGAGGTTATCCTCTTAGATATTTAATAGCAATGGGTTTTGCAGGTATCGTTGGATTAACCATGTTTATATTGGTGGCTAAAGCATTTCCAGATGCAATGCCAAATCGTGTTGATACATGGATGAGTAGGATTGATAGTTTTTTTAATGGTGAAGATTCAGAAGAAGATTATCAAATAGAAAAAGCTAAAATTGCAATAGCCTCAGGAGGTATCGTAGGTGTTGGTTCAGGAAAAAGTATTCAAAAAAACTTTTTACCTCAATCCTCTTCTGACTTTATTTACGCCATTATTGTTGAAGAATATGGTTTAATTGGCGGATTGGCTTTGATGATTTTATACATGTGGTTATTATTTAGGATTATTATAGTAGCTCAAAAAGCAGATACCGTTTTTGGAAAATTATTAGTACTAGGTGTTGGTTTGCCTATCATTTTTCAGGCTATGATTAATATGGCTGTAGCTGTTGAGTTGTTTCCTGTAACAGGGCAAACATTACCATTAATTAGTAGTGGAGGAACAAGTATATGGATGACGTGTTTGGCAATTGGAATAATTTTAAGTGTAAGTGCAAAACGAGAAGAAATTATAAAAAAAGAAAAAGATTCTGATGACACAAATCCGTTAGATATCTTATCAGAAACATTGGAAGATTAAATTTAAAAATATATAGGCTAAATCTATTTTCAATACGTAGTTTAAAAAGTAAAGTGAGTAATACAAATAAAGCATATAAGATAATATTATCAGGTGGAGGCACAGGAGGCCATATCTATCCTGCAATTGCAATTGCTAACGAGTTGAAATTGCGCTTTCCAGAATCGGAATTCTTATTTGTTGGTGCAAAGGATAGAATGGAAATGGAAAAGGTGCCACAAGCAGGTTACCAAATTAAAGGATTATGGATTACAGGAATTCAGCGTCAATTAACGCTTAAAAATATGATGTTTCCTTTTAAACTAATTAGTAGTTTGTGGAATGCAAAAAAAATAATCAATCAATTTAAGCCAGATGTAGCTATTGGTACAGGTGGTTTTGCTAGTGGACCATTATTACATGTTGCTGCTTTAAAAGGAATTCCAAGCTTAATTCAAGAGCAAAATTCTTATCCAGGAATAACTAACAAATTGCTATCTAAAAAAGTAGCCAAAGTATGTGTTGCTTATAATGGTTTAGAGCGATTTTTTCCTTCAGAAAAGATTATCAAAACGGGTAACCCTGTTAGACAAGATTTATTGGATATTTCTTCTAAAAGAGCAGAAGCGATTAAGTATTTTAATTTAATTGAAGGTAAGCAAACCTTATTGGTTTTGGGCGGAAGCTTAGGTGCAAAAGCAATTAACGAGTTGATGGTTGATGAGCTTGATTTTTTACAAACACTAAACGTCCAAGTAATATGGCAATGTGGTAAGTTGTATTATCAAACGTATAAGTTATATGGTAACACAAAACATGTGCAAGTCCATGAGTTTATTAATAAAATGGATTATGCATATGCTGCAGCAGATTTTATAATATCACGTGCAGGAGCAGGATCGGTAAGCGAGTTGTGTATTGTTGGTAAACCGGTTGTATTTGTACCTTCTCCATACGTTGCAGAAGACCATCAGACTAAAAATGCAAATGCAATAGTTAAAGAAAACGCAGCACTATTAATTGCTCAAGAAGACTTAAAAGTTGACTTTAAAAATAAATTTGGACAATTAGTAGCTTCTAAAGAAAAACAAGAAGAGTTAAGTCAAAATATTAAAAAATTAGCATTAGTAAATGCAACTAAGGATATAGCTGACGAAGTTGAAAAACTATTAAATAAATAATGAACTTAAATAAAATACATAACATCTATTTTATCGGTATTGGAGGTATTGGTATGTCTGCTATTGCGCGTTATTTTAGTGCTAATGGTAAACAGGTTGGTGGTTATGATAAGACAAAAACAGATATTACAGATAGTTTAGTTGCTTTAGGTATTTCTGTAACTTTCAAAGACGATATTAGTAATTTAGATTCTCATTATTTAAATCCAGAAACAACTTTAATAGTTTATACACCTGCAGTGCCTAAAAACCATGTGCAATTAAATTATTTTTTAGATAATACATTTAAAGTGCTTAAGCGATCTGAGGTTTTAGGTTTAATTACAGAGCATTCGTTTTGTTTAGCAGTTGCTGGTACACACGGTAAAACAACTACAACAAGTATATTAGGGCATTTACTAAATGAGTGTGGCGTAAAGTTAACTGCGTTTTTAGGTGGTATAAGTGAGAATTATAATTCTAATCTTATATTAAATGGTGATAAAGTAAGCGTTGTAGAAGCAGATGAGTTTGATAGATCCTTCCTTACTTTAAGTCCAGATATGGCATGTATTACATCCATGGATGCAGATCATTTAGATATATATGGTGACGCTTCAGAGTTAATAAAAACGTTTGAAGATTTCACTAAAAAGCTAAAACCTAACGGTAAATTGTTTGTTAAAAACGGATTGCCATTAAATGGAATTACCTACGGTATTGAAGACAACGCAGACTATTCTGCACAAAATATAACCATTAAAGATGGTACTTATATTTTTGATGTTAAAACGCCAAAAACGGTACTAAAGCAATTTAAATTTAATCTACCTGGTAGACATAATTTGTCAAATGCTTTAGTTGCTTTAGCAATGTCATTAGAGTATGGATTGCCTCATGACCAACTTATAAAAGCATTAGCATCTTATAAAGGGGTTAAGCGCAGATTTACATATCAAATTAAGACAGATGACATCGTTTTTATAGATGACTATGCGCATCATCCAGAAGAGATAAATGCTGTACATCAAGCAGTCAGAGAGATGTATCCAAATGATAAGGTTGTTGCAGTGTTTCAGCCTCATCTTTTTTCAAGAACTAAAGATTTTGCGCAAGACTTTGCAAAAAGTTTAGCGCAGTTTGATCAAATCTTGCTTTTAGATATCTATCCAGCAAGAGAATTACCAATAGAAGGCGTAACGTCGGACTGGTTATTAGGTATGATTGACAATAAAAACAAAAAAATAGTTACTAAACAAACAATGATTCAGCATATTAAAGCAAGTAATGCTAGAATAGTGTTGACCATTGGAGCAGGAGATATTGGTGCAGAAGTATCAAAAATTAAAAAAGAATTATTAAATGAAAGCTAATTGGAGCTATATAAAAATGGGATTACTACTAGGTTTAGTAGTATTTTTGTATGCCTTCTCTTCAGCAAGAAGTGGTAAAAGATTAGTGTCAAAACCTAACATAGAATTTATAGGAAATAAAAACCTATTTATCACGCATGAAGATGTTAGTAAGTTGTTAATACAAAATCAACAAAGTGTAACCAACAAGTCCAAAGAAATTTTAGATTTGAATTTGTTAGAGACAACCCTAAATGCAAATCCAATTGTCGAGTTTGCAGATGTTTACGTTAGCGTGACAGGTAAGTTAACAGCCAAAGTAAAACAAAAAACGCCTATTGCCAGAGTGGTAACAGACGCATCTTTTTATGTAGATAGCAATGGTGGCTACATGCCACTATCAAATAACTACACAGAGCGTGTACCAATGGTAACTGGTTTTGTCAATAAAAAAGATTTAGAAAAGGTTTATACCATAGCAACAAAAATTCAGGAAGACACGTTTTTGAAGACGCATGTGGTGCAAATTCATCAAAATAAAAACAGTACAATTAATCTTAAGTTAAGACAGTGTAATTTTGTAGTCAAATTAGGCAGTTTAGAACAATTGGACAAAAAAATTAATAATCTAAAGGCTTTTTACTTAAAGGCTACAAAAGATAAAGCTTTAGATAATTACAGTATAGTAAACTTACAATTTGGTAATCAAGTTGTATGCACAAAAGCATAAGTTATGGAACAAAACATTGCAGTAGGATTAGACATAGGAACCACAAAAATTGTGGCTATGATTGGTCGTAAAAACGAATATGGTAAAGTCGAAATTTTAGGCATAGGTAAGTCTAAAAGCTTGGGTGTGCATCGTGGTGTAGTAAATAACATAACACAAACCATACAATCTATACAGTTAGCCATTAACGAGGCAGAAGCTGCAGCAGCAACAAAAATTGAAGGTGTTACAGTAGGTATTGCAGGACAACATATTAGAAGTTTACAACATAGCGATTATATCACTAGACCAAACAGCGAGACTGTTATTGACGAGGAGGATATAGAGCGTTTAATCAATCAAGTACACAAATTGGTAATGCTACCAGGAGAAGAAATTATCCATGTGTTACCTCAAGAATATAAAATTGACGGTCAAGCCGAAATTAAAGAGCCTATCGGTATGTATGGAGGTCGTTTAGAGGCCAACTTTCATGTTGTTGTAGGTCAAGTATCTTCTATCCGAAACATTGGACGATGCGTGCAAAGTGCTGGATTAGCATTAGAAGGAATTACTTTAGAGCCTCTAGCTAGTGCCAATGCAGTATTAAGTCAAGAAGAAAAAGAAGCAGGAGTAGCATTAATCGATATAGGAGGTGGTACAACAGACTTAGCTATTTTTAGAGACGGAATCATACGTCATACAGCAGTTATTCCTTTTGGAGGAAATGTAATAACAGAGGATATAAAAGAAGGTTGTTCTATTATTGAAAAACAAGCCGAACTTTTAAAAATAAAATTTGGTAGTACTTGGCCAGGAGAAAATAAAGACAATGAAATTGTCTCAATTCCAGGATTAAGAGGACGTGATCCTAAAGAGATAACTTTAAAAAACTTATCTAAAATAATCCATGCAAGAGTTGTAGAGATTATTGAGCAAGTGTACGTTGAGATCAAAAATTACGGTCACGAAGAACAAAAAAAGAAACTAATCGCAGGAATCGTTTTAACAGGTGGAGGAAGCCAGTTAAAACATTTAAAGCAACTGGTAGAATATATAACAGGTATGGATACCAGAATAGGCTATCCAAACGAGCATCTTGCAGGAGATAGTGATGACGCAATAACCAGTCCTTTATTTGCAACAGCAGTAGGATTAGTTATGGACGGATTAAAACGTCAAGACCGCAAAAAAGCAGAAGCAGTGATTGAAGAAGAAATTCAAGCACAAGAAATTGCAAACGAAGAAGTGCCAGAAGTAGAAAAAATTGAACCACCTAAAAAACAACGCAAGTCGTTTTTAGATACGTTAACAGAAAGAGTAAAAGACTTTTTGGATAACGCAGAATAATAAATACATAAGAATACTAAGCGATGTATGTATCGCTAAAAAATAATAATTGATCCAGTAAAATAGAATTTATGAGCAGCAACAACGAATTCGAAAACATAGCATTTGACTTACCAAAAAACCAATCTAATGTCATTAAGGTCATTGGTGTAGGTGGAGGAGGTAGTAATGCCATAAACCACATGTTTCTTCAAGGAATAAAAGGTGTAGATTTTGTCATTTGTAATACAGATGCACAAGCACTTCAAAACAGTGGTGTTCCAAACAAAATCCAATTAGGTTTAAACTTAACAGAAGGATTAGGTGCAGGAGCAAATCCAGACGTAGGAGAGCAATCAGCTGTAGAGAGTTTTGAC
The genomic region above belongs to Olleya sp. Hel_I_94 and contains:
- the rsmH gene encoding 16S rRNA (cytosine(1402)-N(4))-methyltransferase RsmH, with translation MTAYHNPVLLNETVNGLAIKPDGIYVDVTFGGGGHSKEILSRLGENGKLYAFDQDVDALENAIDDPRFTLIHENFRYIKRFLRFHGVKQVDGILADFGVSSHQFDVASRGFSTRFEADLDMRMNQNDTLSAFHVINEYDEEQLKQVLLQYGELRAAPAMAGLIVEHRKNEIIKTSDQLKKVLQRFLSPKHENKILAQIYQAIRIEVNQEIEALKEFLQQTPEVLKPEGRLSLISYHSLEDRLVKRFIRNGLFEGEPERDVFGRFEVPLKKVGGLIIPSKEEIKINNRARSAKLRIAEKI
- a CDS encoding UDP-N-acetylmuramoyl-L-alanyl-D-glutamate--2,6-diaminopimelate ligase: MISLKDILYKVTLDAVVGSTNILVRNIHFNSRNVAINDVFVAVKGSLTDGHQYIESAIQQGAIAVVCEGLPSVTKAGVTYVKVDDSSAALAIMASNFYGNPSDNLKLVGVTGTNGKTTIASLLYQLFKKAGYKVGLLSTVKIMVDNQEFSATHTTPDSLTINRYLKQMNDEGVEFCFMEVSSHGIHQNRTLGLTFEGGIFTNLSHDHLDYHDTFAEYRDVKKRFFDELPKTAFALTNGDDKNGSVMLQNTKAKQYTYALKSFADYKAQILENQFNGLLLKLNDNEVWVRLIGNFNAYNILAIFATAELLGLEKEETLRLISELESVSGRFQFIISDQKITAIVDYAHTPDALQNVLETINDIRTKNEDVITVVGCGGDRDKTKRPKMGHIASALSTKVIFTSDNPRTEVAEVIIEDIEKGVEPQNFKKTMSIVDRKQAIKTACQLANPNDIILIAGKGHETYQEVNGKRHDFDDFKIVQDFLKQLQK
- a CDS encoding FtsL-like putative cell division protein, giving the protein MKKSIYSILRGTFLVSEDSFKNWKLIIFLSVLAIVMIASSHSLDKKVHQIAKLNNQVKELRSELYDGRTKLMQLKMESSVVKKMKEKGLAPSVIPPKKIIVKPQT
- the mraZ gene encoding division/cell wall cluster transcriptional repressor MraZ, yielding MNSLIGTYECKVDAKGRLMLPAALKKQLAPELQNGFVLKRAVFQECLELYPMQEWNALMQKVNKLNRFKKKNNDFIRRFTAGVKIVEVDANGRLLIPKDLVEFASIAKDIVMSSAVNIVEIWDKTKYEKAIDDAADDFADLAEEVMGQDEEYDSIS
- a CDS encoding penicillin-binding protein, which translates into the protein MFIFGLLVVGKLLTIQVVQGDKYRALADKRAIKDVVIPANRGNVYSADGSLLATSIPKYDILFDAITPSDKNFKANLKPLSDALSNYTGKPSSFYQKELGKARANKNRYFLLARNIGYSEYLKFREFPLLKLGAFKGGLIVEQKVKREHPLGEVAQRTIGYERTDDEGNVTRAGIDGAFGVDYLRGKDGKRLKQKIGKGQWKPILDYDQVEPKDGFDVYTTIDVNIQDIAHHALLEQLELYQAEHGTVVVMEVETGEIRAISNLGKTASGHYWEKRNYAVYEAHEPGSTFKLMALMAALEDNKIDTSDVVDTGNGYKVFYGRGIKDSHGNGKISAARAFEVSSNIGLATIVDNAYAKDPNRFIDILSSWNLDKKLGISIKGEGQPMIPRPGDGKWSRNALPSIAYGYNLKITPLQTLTFYNAVANNGVMVKPRFIREVRDLNKQIEVFDKTIINEKICSDKTLRAAQEMLKNVVVKGTGRSLYSDYFSMCGKTGTARVEYWMDDWAKNPRYISSFSGYFPVDKPKYSCIVVIHKPSVKKGFYGADVSGPVFKKIAQKIFTDTPLIDQVASLNVKDVKVDKEYESYYKIANTYKTIMPDVTGLPVMDAMALLENMNVKVNVKCQGQGTVKSQSVNKNTKLKDNQTIVLEAS